The Salmo salar unplaced genomic scaffold, Ssal_v3.1, whole genome shotgun sequence genome has a segment encoding these proteins:
- the LOC106588079 gene encoding phosphatidylinositol 4,5-bisphosphate 3-kinase catalytic subunit alpha isoform has product MYLDNPLARFLIKKALTNQRIGHFFFWHLKSEMHNKTVSRRFGLLLEAFCRACGMYLKHLNRQVEAMDKLVNLTDTLKQEKKDETQKTQMKFLVEHMSRPDYMESLQGFVSPLNPVHQLGTLRLEECRIMSSAKRPLWLNWDNPDIMSELLFTNNEVIFKNGDDLRQDMLTLQIIKIMENIWQNQGLDLRMLPYGCLSIGDCVGLIEVVKNSYTIMQIQCKGGLKGALQFNSNTLHHWIKDKNRGEGYDRAIDLFTRSCAGYCVATFILGIGDRHNSNIMVKENGQLFHIDFGHFLDHKKKKFGYKRERVPFVLTQDFLIVISKGVQECTKTKEFERFQEMCYKAYLSIRQHASLFINLFSLLLGCGMPELQSFDDIAYLRKTLALEKSQQEALEYFTKQMNDAHHGGWTTKMDWIFHTIRHMPTEH; this is encoded by the exons ATGTACCTGGACAACCCTCTGGCCAGATTCCTCATTAAGAAGGCTCTGACCAATCAGAGGATAGGACACTTCTTCTTCTGGCATCTCAA gtcaGAGATGCACAATAAGACTGTGTCCAGGAGGTTTGGTCTGCTGTTGGAAGCCTTCTGTAGAGCCTGTGGGATGTACCTGAAACACCTCAACAGACAG gTGGAGGCGATGGATAAACTGGTGAACCTCACAGACACACTGAAACAGGAGAAGAAAGATGAGACACAGAAG ACCCAGATGAAGTTCCTGGTAGAACACATGTCGAGGCCGGACTACATGGAGTCTCTGCAAGGCTTCGTCTCTCCGCTGAACCCTGTTCACCAGCTAGGAAccctcag GTTAGAGGAGTGTAGGATCATGTCTTCAGCGAAGCGTCCTCTCTGGCTGAACTGGGATAACCCTGACATCATGAGTGAACTTCTGTTTACAAACAACGAGGTCATCTTCAAGAACGGagatg ATCTACGTCAGGACATGTTGACTCTACAGATTATTAAAATAATGGAGAATATCTGGCAGAACCAGGGATTGGACCTAAG GATGTTACCGTatggctgtctgtctataggggacTGTGTGGGGCTGATCGAGGTGGTGAAGAACAGTTACACCATCATGCAGATTCAGTGTAAAGGAGGCCTGAAGGGGGCGCTGCAGTTCAACAGCAACACGCTGCATCACTGGATCAAAGacaagaacagaggagaggg GTATGACAGAGCGATAGACCTGTTCACCAGGTCCTGTGCAGGGTACTGCGTCGCCACCTTCATCCTGGGCATAGGAGACAGACACAACTCCAACATCATGGTTAAGGAGAACGGACAG CTGTTCCATATAGACTTCGGCCACTTCCTGGATCATAAGAAGAAGAAGTTTGGCTATAAGAGAGAAAGAGTTCCCTTCGTTCTGACACAAGACTTCCTGATCGTCATCAGTAAGGGAGTCCAGGAGTGTACCAAGACCAAAGAGTTTGAGAG GTTCCAGGAGATGTGTTACAAGGCGTACCTATCCATCCGGCAGCATGCCTCTCTGTTCATCAACCTGTTCTCCCTGCTGCTGGGATGTGGCATGCCTGAACTACAGTCCTTCGATGACATTGCTTACCTGAGGAAGACCCTCGCTCTGGAGAAGAGCCAACAG GAGGCTTTGGAGTACTTCACCAAGCAAATGAACGATGCTCACCATGGAGGATGGACCACGAAGATGGACTGGATCTTCCACACCATCAGACACATGCCCAccgaacactga
- the LOC123739548 gene encoding keratin-associated protein 12-2-like, producing the protein MAYRVLGRWTGCYAASCYSASCYAASCYAASCYSASCYSASCYPACCYSASFYPVSCYPASCYSAICYPASCYSASCYPASCYSAICYPASCYSAICYPASCYSAISYPAFFYPAIHYPASCYSAISYPAFLYPAICYPAIHYPAIFYPASTLQAATLLLNQSSLTGMIKEGRAASSTYGG; encoded by the exons atggcatacagagtactgggtagatggACAGG CTGCTACGCTGCCAGCTGCTACTCTGCCAGCTGCTACGCTGCCAGCTGCTACGCTGCCAGCTGCTACTCTGCCAGCTGCTACTCTGCCAGCTGCTACCCTGCCTGCTGCTACTCTGCCAGCTTCTACCCTGTCAGCTGCTACCCTGCCAGCTGCTACTCTGCCATCTGCTACCCTGCCAGCTGCTACTCTGCCAGCTGCTACCCTGCCAGCTGCTACTCTGCCATCTGCTACCCTGCCAGCTGCTACTCTGCCATCTGCTACCCTGCCAGCTGCTACTCTGCCATCTCCTACCCTGCCTTCTTCTACCCTGCCATCCACTACCCTGCCAGCTGCTACTCTGCCATCTCCTACCCTGCCTTCCTCTACCCTGCAATCTGCTACCCTGCCATCCACTACCCTGCCATCTTCTACCCTGCCTCTACCCTGCAAGCTGCTACCCTGCTGTTAAACCAGAGTAGCCTAACCGGCATGATTAAAGAGGGAAGAGCAGCCTCCAGTACGTACGGAGGATAA